From Tiliqua scincoides isolate rTilSci1 chromosome 2, rTilSci1.hap2, whole genome shotgun sequence, the proteins below share one genomic window:
- the LOC136641159 gene encoding taste receptor type 2 member 40-like yields the protein MSFLLPTAWLVTLTGLALVGFTSNAFIIAVIVTEWAKSRSLNSSELLLLSLGTSNICCTVSLNVSIFDFRNIETTQAIYTFGNIAMLSRFWFTAWLCVFYCIKIVNSTHFLFLWCKQRISQLLPWILLASAAISILASVFAFHLVPVHLQSNTTTVNMTDMGREELEIKVLPSFMTFFLVNGSSFPLLVVFLCSIVTVASLYRHVCQMTGKDSSLRNSQTEAHFKAARAMLFLFFLYLSNYIAMILVSIARIEESAHFVCFMVIMGYSLAQAVILVWVNPKLKQAIPQMLPGRRP from the coding sequence ATGTCTTTTCTCCTACCCACTGCCTGGCTGGTAACTCTTACTGGTTTAGCCCTGGTTGGGTTCACCTCCAATGCCTTCATAATTGCAGTGATAGTCACTGAATGGGCTAAATCcaggagtctgaattccagtGAACTTCTCCTTCTGAGTCTTGGCACATCCAATATCTGCTGCACAGTTTCACTGAATGTATCGATTTTTGACTTCAGGAACATCGAAACGACTCAAGCAATCTACACCTTCGGGAACATTGCCATGTTATCCAGATTCTGGTTCACTGCCTGGCTCTGTGTCTTCTACTGCATCAAGATAGTGAACAGcacccacttccttttcctttggTGCAAGCAGAGGATATCGCAGCTGCTACCCTGGATTCTTCTGGCATCTGCAGCCATCTCCATCCTGGCTTCTGTCTTTGCATTTCACCTTGTTCCTGTGCATCTCCAGAGCAACACAACCACAGTCAACATGACAGACATGGGCAGAGAAGAGTTAGAGATCAAAGTTCTTCCTTCCTTCATGACTTTCTTCTTAGTTAATGGctcttcctttcctcttcttgTGGTTTTTCTTTGCTCCATTGTGACTGTTGCCTCCCTCTATAGACATGTTTGCCAGATGACCGGCAAAGACTCCAGTTTAAGGAACTCCCAAACAGAAGCTCATTTCAAGGCAGCCAGAGCTatgctcttcctcttcttcctttaccTTTCTAACTACATAGCAATGATCTTGGTTTCAATAGCAAGAATTGAAGAAAGCGCTCATTTTGTGTGTTTCATGGTGATAATGGGGTATTCTCTTGCCCAGGCTGTCATCTTGGTGTGGGTTAACCCCAAACTCAAGCAGGCAATTCCCCAGATGCTTCCAGGCAGAAGACCCTGA
- the LOC136641163 gene encoding taste receptor type 2 member 8-like, with product MSSLVPIACLVTLTGLALGGFTSNAFIIAVIVTEWAKSRSLNSSALLLLSLGMSNICCTASLGACTFDSLFQPIFSTLTTAQALYTFWNIAMLSRFWFTAWLCVFYCIKIVNSTHSLSLWCKQRISWLLPWILLASAAISILASVFAVHLVPVHLQNNTSTVNITDMGREELEIKILPSFITFFLVIGSSCPLLVVLLGSIVTVASLYRHVCQMRGKEFSFRDPQTEAHFKAAGTVLSLLFLYLSFYIAQVLVSMTRMKENKIANFVCAMVIMGYSLAQAAILVWVNPKLKQAIPRMLPGRKP from the coding sequence ATGTCTTCTCTCGTACCCATTGCCTGTCTGGTAACTCTTACTGGTTTAGCCCTGGGTGGGTTCACCTCCAATGCCTTTATAATTGCAGTGATAGTCACTGAATGGGCTAAATCCAGGAGCCTAAATTCCAGCGCACTCCTCCTCCTGAGTCTCGGCATGTCCAATATCTGCTGCACAGCTTCATTGGGTGCATGTACCTTCGACTCACTCTTCCAGCCTATCTTCAGTACCCTCACAACGGCTCAAGCGCTCTACACCTTCTGGAATATTGCCATGTTATCCAGATTCTGGTTCACTGCCTGGCTCTGTGTCTTCTACTGCATCAAGATAGTGAACAGCACCCACTCCCTTTCCCTTTGGTGCAAGCAGAGGATATCGTGGCTGCTACCCTGGATTCTTCTGGCATCTGCAGCcatctccatcttggcttctgtCTTTGCAGTTCACCTTGTTCCTGTGCATCTCCAGAACAACACATCCACAGTCAACATTACAGACATGGGTAGAGAAGAGTTAGAGATCAAAATTCTCCCTTCCTTCATAACTTTCTTCTTAGTTATTGGCTCTTCCTGTCCTCTTCTTGTGGTTTTACTTGGCTCTATTGTGACTGTTGCCTCCCTCTATAGACATGTTTGCCAGATGAGAGGCAAAGAGTTCAGTTTCAGGGACCCCCAAACAGAAGCTCATTTCAAGGCAGCTGGAACTgtgctctctctcctcttcctttacCTTTCTTTCTACATAGCACAGGTGCTGGTTTCAATGAcaagaatgaaagaaaataagATTGCTAATTTTGTGTGTGCTATGGTGATAATGGGGTATTCTCTTGCCCAGGCTGCCATCCTGGTGTGGGTTAACCCCAAGCTCAAGCAGGCAATTCCCCGGATGCTTCCAGGCAGAAAACCTTAA